In the genome of Triticum urartu cultivar G1812 chromosome 5, Tu2.1, whole genome shotgun sequence, one region contains:
- the LOC125508151 gene encoding uncharacterized protein LOC125508151 translates to MAGKPAVVTHVVDSMTDNLRPACAEATDVANAVLDESNESSDSESSDSEWKLPCFTSFSEASYRSEEFCGLLLHKRKTWNWTALTAILMIHQMSLQDMATKAKKVVESSESSDSDSEEDTTAKPVKKNKESSDSSDSDSDSDSEEDTTAKTVSV, encoded by the exons ATGGCTGGAAAGCCTGCTGTTGTTACTCATGTTGTGGACAGTATGACGGACAACCTAAGGCCTGCTTGCGCGGAGGCAACTGATGTGGCAAACGCGGTGCTGGACG AATCCAATGAAAGTTCTGATTCCGAAAGCTCTGACTCCGAG TGGAAGCTACCATGTTTCACTTCGTTTTCAGAAGCCAGCTACCGAAGTGAAGAATTCTGCGGGTTGCTACTGCACAAAAGAAAAACCTGGAATTGGACGGCTCTGACAGCGATTCTGATGATTCATCAGATGAG TTTGCAGGATATGGCCACTAAAGCCAAGAAAGTGGTAGAATCCAGTGAAAGTTCTGATTCTGACTCTGAGGAG GATACCACTGCTAAACCAGTTAAGAAAAATAAAGAATCTAGTGATAGCTCAGATTCTGACTCAGATTCAGATTCTGAAGAA GATACCACTGCTAAAACAGTTTCTGTATAG